Proteins found in one Neofelis nebulosa isolate mNeoNeb1 chromosome 3, mNeoNeb1.pri, whole genome shotgun sequence genomic segment:
- the HMGB2 gene encoding high mobility group protein B2: MGKGDPNKPRGKMSSYAFFVQTCREEHKKKHPDSSVNFAEFSKKCSERWKTMSAKEKSKFEDMAKSDKARYDREMKNYVPPKGDKKGKKKDPNAPKRPPSAFFLFCSEHRPKIKSEHPGLSIGDTAKKLGEMWSEQSAKDKQPYEQKAAKLKEKYEKDIAAYRAKGKSEAGKKGPGRPTGSKKKNEPEDEEEEEEEEEDEDDEEEEEDEE; encoded by the exons ATGGGCAAAGGAGACCCCAACAAGCCGCGGGGCAAGATGTCCTCGTACGCCTTCTTCGTGCAGACCTGCCGGGAAGAGCACAAGAAGAAGCACCCAGACTCTTCGGTCAATTTCGCCGAATTCTCCAAGAAATGTTCCGAGAGATGGAAG ACCATGTCTGCGAAGGAAAAGTCGAAATTTGAAGATATGGCAAAAAGTGACAAAGCTCGCTATGACAGGGAGATGAAAAATTATGTTCCTCCCAAAGgtgacaagaaaggaaagaagaaagacccCAATGCTCCTAAAAGGCCTCC GTCTGCATTCTTCCTGTTTTGTTCTGAACATCGCCCAAAGATCAAAAGTGAACACCCTGGTTTATCCATTGGGGATACTGCAAAAAAATTGGGTGAAATGTGGTCTGAACAGTCAGCCAAAGATAAACAACCATATGAACAGAAGGCGGCTAAGCTAAAGGAGAAGTATGAAAAG GATATTGCTGCATATCGCGCCAAGGGCAAAAGTGAAGCGGGAAAGAAGGGCCCTGGTAGGCCTACAGGttcaaagaagaagaatgaaccagaggatgaggaggaagaggaggaggaggaggaagatgaagatgatgaggaagaggaggaagatgaagaatAA